The genomic window TTCTTTGCCGTCCAGGCGGGGGCCAGACGGGTTTACGCTGTGGAGTCCAGCCCCATGTCCCGGTACACACaggtacccccccacccccacccccatattTACATCCACACGTCTAAAAACTGATAAAAACTGTTGTTTGAACGTGTAGCCGTGTGCAAAGTAACGTCATGCGTGTTGGCTTTGGGAGGGAGAGACGAGaaaccacagcacacacacacacacacacacacacacacagtgtgtgtgcatacatcaCATGCAGAGCGTGGCATTCTGGGGAGTTAATGGGTTGCAGCAGCATCTGGCCCAGAGTTCAGCAGGATGGGGGCTGCTGGGAGATGCTGGACGGGCCTCAGCTGCAGATCCTCGTTTCTGTGACGTTGAGTAAAATAATCGATTTAAATCGAGCGATGTTTTATTCAACCAATGGATTTGAGATGGATTTCAATCAatgtttcatgaaaatgaatgataaatgaTTGAAGAATGAACCTAAAGTCAACACATTGGATTGATGCACGCTGGAAAGAGTCGTCCTGGATTATTCTGTAAGAAACAACCTGAGAGGTGCTAATAGTGAGCACATCAGGGAACACCTGATTTTTACTAGATCATCTGGTTCCTGTCTAGATCCTGGTCCAGAGTAACAACCTGTCGGAGCAGATCCGGGTCCtggagggggaggtggaggaggtcaGCTGTCCAGACCTGGTGGACGTCATCgtctctgagccaatgggataccTGCTGCTCAATGATAGGCTCATGGGGAGCTTCTTACACGCCCGAAAATGGCTCAAACCAAACGGTGGGTGGGGAAGGTTTGCAGAGACGCAAGTGGGTGTTTCCTGGAGGAAGGGATACGTGCATATCTATAaagttaatattaatataatactAACAAAATCCAAACAATACTTTAGACGAGAGAGTTCACTAATTCTAGATTTAATAgcctcacacacatttctggCTGAGGCCaaatgagagaagaagatgaaccAAGCTGGAAGACTGTTTCACCACCAtgatttcactgtgtggacctggactgaaGGGCCTGGTCCTTCTTCCTGGTTATTTCCGTGTGACTGAACATcttggggggggttctgtccTGCAGGTCACATGTTCCCGTCCCGTGGTGATATCCATCTGGCGCCCTTCAGCGACGAGCAGCTCTACTTCGAACACTACGCCCGAGCTAGTTTCTggtctcacacactcacacacacacacacacaccgccatGCATGAGGACTCAAACACACTGCCTCCCTTTCTTTCCTCCgcctgttacacacacacacacacacacacacacacgcacacacacactggctctcAGTCAGCCATGACTCCGACTGGGTGTAAAGCCCCCGGTTCGGTCCGGTCCTGAATCCCGTCTCTGACTGATGGGATGTTCTGATGATCCTCCTAcggctcagtgttttacagatttccTGTCAGgaaatttattgttttcacaGAATTGAGgcctaaaaaaagaaaagagttccATCCAAAGCTGGTGGAAAGTTTGGGGGAACTTTTTAATCTGCAAACATGAGAGAGCTTCAACAGAGAACAAAAAGACAGCATTAAACCACTGAAGATGGGTTTAAACTAGTTTACACTGACCGGTTATGTCCTCGCGGGCcccatttggcccccgggggccttgagtttgacctGTTTGTCCTCGGAGATCTCAAGATGTTCCAAAGTGGACGAATGTGTGCGAACACGCTTGTGTACCGGATACCTGCATGAATGTGCGTGTTGCTATGGTCTGTGGCCTTCGCTGCTCCATCGCCGTGTGGGGGTCAGGCTCAGTCGCCCCTGAGGAATGAAGGTAAACCATAAACAGGTGGTGTTCACCAACAAACCCGTGGGAAAGAACCCACGACCTGACTTATTAGCGCCAACGCTATCGCCCTGCAGCGGATGTGATGGAGTAAAgcacaagaagaagaatcagTCTGTCTTCTTGACCTTCACAGGTCAGCCTCTCCTGATTGGTTGGGTTGCTTCGGGTCAggtgatttgtgtttgtttcctgcagGCAGCAGAGGAGCTTCTACGGTGTTAACCTGAGCTCCCTTCACAGCCCTGCGGTGGACGAGTTCTACAAGCAGCCAATCGTGGtaggagtcagtgtgtgtggcCAGACAGGAGGTGTGTGTCGGCTGTGTGTGGTTTAACAGGGCTTACGTTGGCCTTCTTCATTTGACCTTTGAGGTGCATACCAGTGATCAGCTGTAAAAACCCTGCTGCCTGACAGACATGACtcaggaattaaaaaaaaccctccactGTAAAATCCCAGTTATAACATGAAGGTTTGGTTTAGATGCTGTTATTCTGCTGCTATAAAGGTGTAAAatgacttttgtctttttttaggACACATTCGATGTGCAGATCCTGATGGCCAGGTCTGTCAAACACTGCATCGACTTCATGGAGGCCACAGAAGCAGATCTACTCAGGTTAGACACTAGTAACGATGGATTTATGATGATCCAGAACCTGTGAGACAAATCGATGGGAATAGACTTTAGAGTGACCACAAATGAAACATGTCTTGTAGGATGGAGATCCCTTTTGTGTTCACTCTGCTGCAGTCGGGCCTGATCCACGGACTCGCCTTCTGGTTCGACGTGGCCTACTCAGGCTCCAAGTAAGGggctcacctttgacctctagtctgagatgattccagGAATCTGTACCTGAGATCGGCATGAGACTGATGTCTTATATCCGACCCTGCTGTGTCTGCAGGTCGACAGTGTGGCTCTCCACGGCCCCCACTGAGCCCCTGACCCGCTGGTACCAGGTCAGATGTTTGCTTCAGACGCCACTCTTTGCCAAACTGGGACAGACTCTCTCTGGGACGGTCCTGCTGGTGGCGAACAACAGGTGAATTCTTCTAAAGGCGTCCTCTGAAGTCTGAGCGGGAGGAGAACACGATCAAAATGCAGCCTCTCATTTCTCATTCCAGGAAAAGCTACGACATCCACATCACAGCCACCGTCGACCAATCAGGGTTCAGATCTGGAAACGTCCTGGACCTCAAGAACCCTTTCTTTAGGTTAAATTTTATTCCTCTGTGATACAAGCCTTGAATTGAATGTGAATTAATGTGAACTGTAATGATAACAGTAACTATTACTTCAAACTAATATGTATTGAAAATAACTGTCCTAATAATGCTTGGCAAAGTCCAAAAATGTCAAGCTCTTTACTGTTGAATGTGACATTTgaatacaagaagaagaaaaaagacttcTATATTTGTAAAgacttaaattttattttaaaggacttgtattttattttaaagaatcaACAGTCTGTATAAATACAAAAGGCTCTTGGTAATGGATGACTGAACTCCCATGGCAGTTCCACTTTGTACTTGTATTAGTATTAcgcttctgtaaaaaaaaacgttgaataaaaatgacatactgtacatttgtttgatggttatttttattattattggagaCTTGTTACTATAAGAGTGAAATGATCCAGATTagttataaataatatattattacaattatatatactgtatatatattatgtagttatatatatgtaatattatataatatatatattatataataataaaatgctttgtgtttttaaattttagtcaggttaaaaatcacaaaactcAAGTGTACCAGCTCTGGAAAATGAAGTTGTTCCTTTGCTCGCTCTTTTAACTTGAAAATAATAACCCGGAAGTTTTTGTTCTAGTTATTGATAGACCGGAAGTGACGCAAATGCTGCTAAAATGTCATGAAAGGTAATACAGCCCTGATAGTATCTGTGTTTTACAGAATAACACAGCTTTAAACACATGAGTTTTAATAATTAGGCCTTAATTAAGATTAAGAGGTGGGATGTTGACGACGGGAGCGGTgagtaaatttatttaatttaattaaaactagCTAATAAAAACTAGCCGGTGTGAGCTAGCCTGTCAGTGTTAGCTCGGCTAAATGAAAACACGCTAGCTTTAGATTGTGCGCGTCctgctggtcacatgactgagTTAAACTACAAAGTCACTATCGAAATGATTTTATCTCTCATGGTGAGTTTAcgtctttttaatctttatagtcgatattttaaaaaaatatatatacgcAAATTGAAGGTTTTGTCAACCCGGAGCGTCTCACCTGTCCGCACCTGCGGCTGCTTTTCGCGCCATATATCAGTTTACTAGCATGCTTCAGCACCATCGAACCTGAACAGAGTCTTTTTTAGTctatttttttacttattttcatGCAAACTGCAACAATTGCCGGAATAATGCGGAATAATGTGTTCCAGAGAGAGCAGGCGGCGCAGGTCCTCCACGCCCAGGCGGTGACCACAGCTATGGCCCAGGTGGACCGGGAGAAGATCTACCAGTGGATCAACGAGCTGTCCAGCCCGGAGACCAGGGAGAACGCCCTGCTGGAGCTCAGCAAGAAGAGGGAGTCGGTCCCTGACCTGGCCCCCATGCTGTGGCACTCCTGTGGCACCATCGCGGCTCTGCTGCAGGTCCGGCTCCACGCTCCTCACACCGTTTTCTCcccaaacaattcaacttatctGGACATTCATGATTGTCTCTACTAGGAAATCGTCAACATCTATCCATcgatcaacccccccaccctgacagCGCACCAGTCCAACAGAGTGTGTAACGCCCTGGCGCTCCTCCAGTGTGTAGCCTCACATTCAGAGACGAGGTAATGTTTGAAAGCGTTCACAAACCTCTACTGCGCTGAAGTCAGATGTTCATCCACCGCGACTAAAAGCTTCTGTCCACCACAGGTCGGCCTTCCTGGCTGCACACATCCCACTGTTCCTCTACCCGTTCCTCCACACAGTCAGCAAAACACGGCCGTTTGAGTACCTCCGCCTCACCAGCTTAGGAGTCATAGGTCAGACGTGGACTCGATGTGAGCAGCCAGACACATGTTGAGGAATTCATTCAAGATCTCACTGGTCTCTTGGTCCCTCCCCAGGTGCGCTGGTGAAAACCGACGAGCAGGAAGTGATCAACTTCCTGTTGACGACGGAGATAATTCCCTTATGCCTTCGGATCATGGAATCTGGCAGCGAGCTGTCTAAAACGGTGCTGTTACCTGATGTAAAAATGAGTCATGGAATCCCTTGAATGAATCAAAGCCCCAGTTTGGACTGAATGTAGcctcacttcttttttttttaggttgcaACTTTCATACTCCAAAAGATTCTCCTGGACGACACGGGGTTGGCGTACATCTGTCAGACCTATGAGCGCTTCTCCCACGTCGCTATGATCCTTGTGAGTCTCTGGTGTGGTAACGAAACGGAGTTCATCGTGAATGTTTGGCGTCTGATCAGCGTCTTTGTTCTCCAGGGTAAGATGGTGCTTCAGCTGTCCAAAGAGCCGTCGGCCCGGCTGCTGAAGCACGTGGTGCGCTGCTACCTACGGCTGTCCGACAACTCCAGGTACGTTTAAAACGAGGAAAAGTGGCTCCACGACCTCCATCGCTGACGTGTTTGTGTTTCCCGCGCAGAGCCAGAGAAGCTCTGCGCCAGTGCCTCCCCGACCAGCTCAAAGACACGACCTTCGCACAGGTGCTGAAGGACGACGCCACCACCAAGCGCTGGCTGGCCCAGCTGGTGAAGAACCTGCAGGAGGGGCAGGTCACCGATCCACGGGGGATCCCTCTGCCGCCGCAGTGACTCCGCCCACTCTTGGTcaaccctgaggaacaccagcaAAGAACTGCCCAACATTCGAGCCCTCGCTCGTGGACACAGCTTCTGTGAAGACGTTCAGGCAGACGAGCCTCTTTGGATCAAATAGACTTTCACATCCACTGCCTCACCTGCTGATTGTCAGAACTACAATAAACTGTTGCACAACCACAAACGGCTTCAGCCCCTTCGTTCACACACGTTCACGAGGTCTGTCTGGTTGTCTTTCAACAAACCGCATCAGAAACAAGGCCGACATGTCACACTGCAGATTTTACTCCCTTTTATGGGTCAAGCTAgagactacatttcccagagTTCTTACTGATGGCATGTAAATTCTTAATGCATTGTAAAACAGACAGTATAGAGTGTCTTTAAAATATTTCCCCCACCCTGGGacaactgatgatgtcacagggtTTTATTGGAGATCAGATGAAGCCGAATCAGATCAGACGTTACTGATTCGGTTCAATCAATGTGTTAAAAATATCACCGTTCGTGTCATCGCTCCGAAACCAAAGCGTTCATCGTGTTCCCGCActaatttattcatgtttttcctTCACTTTGCGTCGCCCCAGTCCATCAACTATTCAGCAGCGTTGTCTGGTGTGAATGGCCTCAGCTGGTGTATTGTGGAGGGAGCTGTTGGGTATTGTAGTTTTCTTCTTTGCGTGGCACGGGTTCATTGTGAGGGAGCCCCCGTGCCTCGGCGTTGGCTCAGCCTGTGAAACTGGAGATGGAAGCTGAGCTGAAGCTGTGGATTATTGATGCCTCTGAACCTGAGCGCCAACGCCGATCAAACCACCCAGAATGTTCATTATCAGACATCCAGACGGACTTGTGAGAgctctgatgatgatgtcactgatgagATCAGCAGGGAGCTGATTGCTGCTTTGAGGGGGAGTTGGCCCCGGGGGGCCGTCCTCTGGTCCCTCTGCTCTGGACTGGTCTGATTAACCATTGATGAGGGACTTAGTAACTAGATGAGACAGAGGTCTGTGCTGGTCCACCCAGCAGGATGAGGTAGAGATGGTCCGGCGCCACTGGTAGTCCTAGTGAGTGTAGGGCGCCAGCGgatcgatgatgtcatcatcgtTCTGATAGTTTTTAATCTCATGAATTactgaaagaaaatgacttttatagaaacaaatgaaacaaaaccaaaagaaaaaagagctttttaaacaaattacaTGAAATCAAGTTACCTGAATGTCGTGTTGGTGTGTCCTGTAGCTGCCACAGATCAGTCACATGGGTCATGTgatgaggtggtgtgtgtgtgtgtgtgtgtgtgtgtgtgtgtgtgtgtgtgtgtgtgtgtgtgtgtgtgtgtgtgtgtgtgtgtgtgtgtgtgtgtgtgtgtgtgtgtgtgtgtgtggtgggtgtgAACACCCCAGTGAGGCGGCTGCAGCTTCAGTCTTCAGCCCTCATTGCTGCAGACGGGCAGCAGGAACGGAACTCTGGGATGATTCTGCAACAGGTCAGACTTTAAATCCTTTAAATCCTCATTGTGTCgccattaatattattattattattattattattattattattattattattattaataataataataataatacattttatttaaatccgTCTTTCTTGACACTCAAGCACAGAATTATACAAAGTCTATTTAAGaatcaacaattaaaaatagataaaatcagtaaaaagaGCAACAGGTTTCAGCTGGAATAAGCAGTCTTAGACTGATGTGTTTGATCAGATGTGTTTGTAACGATCAGTTGGATCCTCTGGTGAATTAtttaatgtgttattttatAAGGAATGAACGGTGGCACACAGATCAGTTTAAACCTGTGAATAGTTTGATGTTTCCTCCTGTGATGGTTAAATGTGTTCCAATAGAAAGCTTTAGAAAGACTTTCTctaaaagaaatgaagcagAGTTTAGAGCATCGGTGTGTGACTCAGTCGGTGTCATGAGTGGAATGAATAAAAGGCTTTGGGCGGATTAGTCGACTCAATGAGCTCCGTGTAGACGCGGAACAAAAGTGCATCTCAGTGCAGAATCAAACAATGAGGCAGCATCACATCAGCACAGCGAGGACCAGTCTGAGGCTTAGTCTCAGGATTAGTCCAAGGCCAAGGCTTAGTCCTGAGTCCTGAGGGAGAGGAAATCAGTCTACCAGTAGAGTCAGTTAGAGATAACGCACAGCTAACGGACTGGAGGGGAAAATGATTGTTTATCTGCAAATGAAATGTTCTCAAGTTGGCAAAAAATGTAAAGTGAAGTATAAAAataatctttcatttttctgcacACTCATATatagtgttattttatttagatgGCTAAACTGTGAGAAAACCAGGAATGGCTTCCACCGGAAGCGGCCTCCGTAAGTCTGTCAGGCATTCAtcacctttgtttgtttgtttgtttgtttgtttgtttgtttgtttgtggataGATGAAAAAGTGATTGATGGA from Antennarius striatus isolate MH-2024 chromosome 24, ASM4005453v1, whole genome shotgun sequence includes these protein-coding regions:
- the cnot9 gene encoding CCR4-NOT transcription complex subunit 9 isoform X1; translated protein: MLTTGAREQAAQVLHAQAVTTAMAQVDREKIYQWINELSSPETRENALLELSKKRESVPDLAPMLWHSCGTIAALLQEIVNIYPSINPPTLTAHQSNRVCNALALLQCVASHSETRSAFLAAHIPLFLYPFLHTVSKTRPFEYLRLTSLGVIGALVKTDEQEVINFLLTTEIIPLCLRIMESGSELSKTVLLPDVATFILQKILLDDTGLAYICQTYERFSHVAMILGKMVLQLSKEPSARLLKHVVRCYLRLSDNSRAREALRQCLPDQLKDTTFAQVLKDDATTKRWLAQLVKNLQEGQVTDPRGIPLPPQ
- the carm1l gene encoding histone-arginine methyltransferase CARM1 isoform X1, which produces MEERSEESPVFPVRVFRLQEEENVETREEEVRVCRQAADQELSLLLRTERGEQQLVVCNAHRASVFQFTVSKEMDFCQVGGQSFLVAVGNTSLLLQFRTPADMRRFQQRLRRRDEDTDAERDPTSSWQRPGCEVSCLSQQQTLLQDILRITTYQRAFLANEVDFRDKVVLDVCCGSGILSFFAVQAGARRVYAVESSPMSRYTQILVQSNNLSEQIRVLEGEVEEVSCPDLVDVIVSEPMGYLLLNDRLMGSFLHARKWLKPNGHMFPSRGDIHLAPFSDEQLYFEHYARASFWQQRSFYGVNLSSLHSPAVDEFYKQPIVDTFDVQILMARSVKHCIDFMEATEADLLRMEIPFVFTLLQSGLIHGLAFWFDVAYSGSKSTVWLSTAPTEPLTRWYQVRCLLQTPLFAKLGQTLSGTVLLVANNRKSYDIHITATVDQSGFRSGNVLDLKNPFFRLNFIPL
- the carm1l gene encoding histone-arginine methyltransferase CARM1 isoform X2, with amino-acid sequence MEERSEESPVFPVRVFRLQEEENVETREEEVRVCRQAADQELSLLLRTERGEQQLVVCNAHRASVFQFTVSKEMDFCQVGGQSFLVAVGNTSLLLQFRTPADMRRFQQRLRRRDEDTDAERDPTSSWQRPGCEVSCLSQQQTLLQDILRITTYQRAFLANEVDFRDKAGARRVYAVESSPMSRYTQILVQSNNLSEQIRVLEGEVEEVSCPDLVDVIVSEPMGYLLLNDRLMGSFLHARKWLKPNGHMFPSRGDIHLAPFSDEQLYFEHYARASFWQQRSFYGVNLSSLHSPAVDEFYKQPIVDTFDVQILMARSVKHCIDFMEATEADLLRMEIPFVFTLLQSGLIHGLAFWFDVAYSGSKSTVWLSTAPTEPLTRWYQVRCLLQTPLFAKLGQTLSGTVLLVANNRKSYDIHITATVDQSGFRSGNVLDLKNPFFRLNFIPL
- the cnot9 gene encoding CCR4-NOT transcription complex subunit 9 isoform X2 yields the protein MLTTGAREQAAQVLHAQAVTTAMAQVDREKIYQWINELSSPETRENALLELSKKRESVPDLAPMLWHSCGTIAALLQEIVNIYPSINPPTLTAHQSNRVCNALALLQCVASHSETRSAFLAAHIPLFLYPFLHTVSKTRPFEYLRLTSLGVIGALVKTDEQEVINFLLTTEIIPLCLRIMESGSELSKTVATFILQKILLDDTGLAYICQTYERFSHVAMILGKMVLQLSKEPSARLLKHVVRCYLRLSDNSRAREALRQCLPDQLKDTTFAQVLKDDATTKRWLAQLVKNLQEGQVTDPRGIPLPPQ